A part of Amphiprion ocellaris isolate individual 3 ecotype Okinawa chromosome 16, ASM2253959v1, whole genome shotgun sequence genomic DNA contains:
- the LOC129350782 gene encoding uncharacterized protein LOC129350782 isoform X3, which produces MADFVKNMLGNDGMRDMVASETGKVVEGFVKKAMGGEGGDQKEEGAGDVVGTLMSAVTGGGDKKEEGAGDVVGTLMSAVTGGGDKKEGEGGLDVSKALGGLF; this is translated from the exons ATggcagattttgtaaaaaatatgttGGGAAATGACGGGATGAGAGATATGGTTGCATCGGAAACAG GTAAAGTGGTGGAGGGCTTCGTGAAGAAAGCAATGggtggagaaggaggagacCAGAAGGAAGAGGGGGCAG GTGATGTTGTAGGCACCTTGATGAGCGCTGTGACTGGAGGAGGAGACAAGAAGGAAGAGGGGGCAG GTGATGTTGTAGGCACCTTGATGAGCGCTGTGACTGGAGGAGGAGACAAGAAGGAAGGGGAGGGAG GGCTGGATGTGTCGAAAGCTTTGGGAGGACTCTTTTAA
- the LOC129350782 gene encoding uncharacterized PE-PGRS family protein PE_PGRS54-like isoform X4 — protein MADFVKNMLGNDGMRDMVASETGKVVEGFVKKAMGGEGGDQKEEGAGDVVGTLMSAVTGGGDKKEGEGGDVVGTLMSAVTGGGDKKEGEGGLDVSKALGGLF, from the exons ATggcagattttgtaaaaaatatgttGGGAAATGACGGGATGAGAGATATGGTTGCATCGGAAACAG GTAAAGTGGTGGAGGGCTTCGTGAAGAAAGCAATGggtggagaaggaggagacCAGAAGGAAGAGGGGGCAG GTGATGTTGTAGGCACCTTGATGAGCGCTGTGACTGGAGGAGGAGACAAGAAGGAAGGGGAGGGAG GTGATGTGGTAGGCACCTTGATGAGCGCCGTGACTGGAGGAGGAGACAAGAAGGAAGGGGAGGGAG GGCTGGATGTGTCGAAAGCTTTGGGAGGACTCTTTTAA
- the LOC129350782 gene encoding uncharacterized protein LOC129350782 isoform X2, whose product MADFVKNMLGNDGMRDMVASETGKVVEGFVKKAMGGEGGDQKEEGAGDVVGTLMSAVTGGGDKKEEGAGDVVGTLMSAVTGGGDKKEGEGGLDVSKALGGLF is encoded by the exons ATggcagattttgtaaaaaatatgttGGGAAATGACGGGATGAGAGATATGGTTGCATCGGAAACAG GTAAAGTGGTGGAGGGCTTCGTGAAGAAAGCAATGggtggagaaggaggagacCAGAAGGAAGAGGGGGCAG GTGATGTTGTAGGCACCTTGATGAGCGCTGTGACTGGAGGAGGAGACAAGAAGGAAGAGGGGGCAG GTGATGTGGTAGGCACCTTGATGAGCGCCGTGACTGGAGGAGGAGACAAGAAGGAAGGGGAGGGAG GGCTGGATGTGTCGAAAGCTTTGGGAGGACTCTTTTAA
- the LOC129350782 gene encoding uncharacterized PE-PGRS family protein PE_PGRS54-like isoform X1: MADFVKNMLGNDGMRDMVASETGKVVEGFVKKAMGGEGGDQKEEGAGDVVGTLMSAVTGGGDKKEEGAGDVVGTLMSAVTGGGDKKEGEGGDVVGTLMSAVTGGGDKKEGEGGLDVSKALGGLF, translated from the exons ATggcagattttgtaaaaaatatgttGGGAAATGACGGGATGAGAGATATGGTTGCATCGGAAACAG GTAAAGTGGTGGAGGGCTTCGTGAAGAAAGCAATGggtggagaaggaggagacCAGAAGGAAGAGGGGGCAG GTGATGTTGTAGGCACCTTGATGAGCGCTGTGACTGGAGGAGGAGACAAGAAGGAAGAGGGGGCAG GTGATGTTGTAGGCACCTTGATGAGCGCTGTGACTGGAGGAGGAGACAAGAAGGAAGGGGAGGGAG GTGATGTGGTAGGCACCTTGATGAGCGCCGTGACTGGAGGAGGAGACAAGAAGGAAGGGGAGGGAG GGCTGGATGTGTCGAAAGCTTTGGGAGGACTCTTTTAA